A single region of the Thunnus maccoyii chromosome 10, fThuMac1.1, whole genome shotgun sequence genome encodes:
- the dctn3 gene encoding dynactin subunit 3 encodes MDKKLETDNLEMRLQALESRIYGERRNKSGKPVKCAESLTRIQAGLTNTANKRERVKILHKKIEDLLKYLDPQFTEHITVPDTMKLEFILAEEDFLLSQAALLEQVSNLQPLLDSSYIRGVPEHATKLQRLSQIHIKEQDQTEAQSQEVKKLFEEYNKMMFLLSKQFTHWDETLRKLEEAKGIRPVE; translated from the exons ATGGATAAAAAACTGGAGACTGATAACCTGGAAATGCGTCTACAGGCGCTGGAGAGTCGTATATACGGcgagagaagaaacaaaagtgGAAAACCCGTCAAG TGTGCAGAGTCTTTGACCAGGATTCAGGCGGGTCTGACCAACACGGCCAACAAGAGAGAACGAGTCAAGATTTTGCACAAGAAGA TTGAGGACCTGCTGAAGTACCTGGACCCGCAGTTCACCGAACACATCACTGTACCTGACACCATGAAGCTGGAGTTCATCCTCGCTG agGAGGACTTCCTGCTCTCCCAGGCTGCTTTACTGGAGCAGGTCAGCAACCTGCAGCCGCTGCTGGACAGCTCGTACATCAGAG GCGTACCCGAGCATGCTACCAAGCTGCAGCGTCTGTCACAGATTCACATCAAAGAGCAG GACCAAACTGAGGCTCAGTCCCAGGAAGTGAAGAAACTTTTTGAGGAATACAACAAAATG ATGTTCCTGCTGTCCAAGCAGTTCACCCACTGGGACGAGACCCTGAGGAAGCTAGAGGAGGCCAAGGGTATCCGGCCTGTGGAGTAG